The genomic DNA CTATAACATTTCTTTCGCTTTTTGCCAATAATCCTCCATTTCAGTCAAAGATAGATCTGTAATTTTCTTACCTTCTTCCTTTGCCCCATTCTCTATACATTCAAATCGGCTAATAAATTTAGTATTGGTTCTTTCTAATGCAGTATCTGGATCAATATCTAGGAATCGAGCATAATTGATCAATGAAAAAAGCAAATCACCAAATTCCCCTTCTACTCTACTTTTATCGATTTTATCTACACTTAGTTCTTTCTTTAATTCTCCTAATTCTTCTTCAACTTTAGCCCATACATCTTCTTTTTTCTCCCAATCGAAACCAACACCTCTAGCCTTTTCTTGAATTCTATCCGCCTTTATCAAAGCTGGTAATGATTTTGGGACGCCACTTAATACCGTTTTTTTCTTCTCTCCTTCGGATTGTTTTATTTTCTCCCAATTTCGCTTTACGTCTTCTTCAGAATTAACTTTAACATCGCCATAAATATGAGGATGGCGTCGAATCAATTTTTCGCAAAGACTTGATATCACATCTTTAATATCAAACGCATTCGTTTCAGAAGCAATACGAGAATAAAAAACAATATGTAAGAGAACATCTCCTAATTCCTTCTTAATCTCCTCCATGTCCTTACTTAGAATCGCATCGGATAATTCATATGTTTCTTCAATGGTTAAATGGCGAATAGAATCTATCGTTTGCTTCATATCCCAAGGACATTGCTCTCGAAGCTCATCCATTATATTAAGCAACCGCTCAAATTCCTTTAATTTATTTTCCATAACCTTAAATTAGATCCACAAGTTAAGGATAAGATGTAATTCGTTTACTAATTTTAATGTTATGGGAACAATTCTTTTAGCAATTGCACTACTAGGTCTTGGTTTTGCAGGTATTGCGATTAAAATTCTTGTAAAGAAAGATGGGAAATTTGCTGGTACATGTAGCAGTAACAATCCAATGCTACAAACAGATGATGGCTCTTGTGGTATTTGTGGCGCTACTCGAGAAGAGAAGTGTCAGACGGGGGAGACTTCTTCCTGAAGTTATAGGTCTCATATCTTTCCCACTCCTTATCCTCATTTTCATAAATAAAATAAGCTTCAATATTTTTCATACTGTCTAGCAACATTTTAGAAGAATCTAATCCCAACACCATAAATAATGTAGCTAAACCATCTGCATCCATACAATTATCTGCAAGAACAGAAACACTCAATAAAGAATGAGCTACTGGTTTTCCTATCCTTGGATCAATAGTATGGGAATATTTTATTCCATCAATGATTTTATACTTTCTATAACTACCAGAAGTTGCTAATGCCATATTATTAACGTCAACTGCTACCTCATACCTATTCTCGAATACCTCTTCAACAGGACTCTCAACACCAACCACCCATATATTACCTTTATCATTTAATCCCTTAGCCTTTATCTCGCCCCCTACATTAATTAAATAATGATCTACATGCAGAGATTCAAAATAACTACCGATTACGTCGACAGTATACCCTTGAGCAATTGAATTAAAATCCAACTTCAATTCAGGAAAATCTTTAACTATTTCACCGTCAACAACTCTAACTTTATCCATACCAACATACCTCTTCAAATCTAAGAATGAAATAGAATCAAATGTATCTCTAGCGTGCGGTCCAAATCCCCAATAATTCACTAATGGAGCAACTGAGATATCAAAGGCTCCTTTAGACAAAAGACTTATTTCCGCAGCTCTTCTAAAAACAGATTTAAAATGAATATCGAGAAGAATGTCTTCGTTCCTATTTACTTTAGACACTAACGAAGAATCCAGATAACTGGACATAGACATATCTATTACGTGTAGGATTGAGTCTATTCCATGCTGATAGTCATAATTACCTTTATACTTTATTTTATAGAAAGTACCTTGAGCGCTTCCCGACAGAACCAAAAAGCTAGAATCAGCCATTTGTTTATTTGAAGTACCGCAACCAAAAAGCAGAGAATAACCAAATATTAATACAAATAACTTCAAGAAAATATTACGAATTGATAGACAGATTATATTATCCACCGAAATCATCGAATGACACGTTTTCTTCTGGAACGCCCCAGTCATCACACATTTTAAGAACTGCTTGATTCATCATTGGAGGCCCACAGAAATAAAACTCAATATCCTCTGGTGCATCATGGAGTTCCAATTGATACTTGATAACCGCTAGGTGAACAAAACCTAAGAAACCATCTCCTTTAGTGTCATCCATGTCCTTTTTCTCTACCCAGTTATCTTCTTCCATTGGCTCAGATAAAACTAAATAATATCTGAAATTCGGAAATTCTTTCGCTAACTCTTCAAAATGATCAACATAGAACAACTCACGTTTCGATCTACCACCGTACCAATATGTTACTTTCCTACCTGTCTTAAGAGTCTTAAATAATTCATAAAGATGTGATCTCATTGGAGCCATACCAGCACCACCACCGATATATATCATTTCAGAATCCGTTTCATGGATAAAGAATTCACCATATGGTCCTGATATAGTAACCTTATCACCTGGCTTTCTACCAAAAATATATGAAGAAGCAATTCCAGGATTTACTTCAGCCCAACCACCAATATTAGGGTCAAACGGCGGACAAGCCACACGAACATTCAACATAATTTTTCTTCCTTCAGCTGGGTAACTAGCCATTGAGTAAGCTCTAACAATTTCTTCATCGTCATTATTCATTGTAAGAGGCCATAATTTAAACTTATCCCACTCATACTGAAACTTATCCGGCTCACCAGGATGTTCTTTAGGATGTGCTTCAATATCCATATCAGCAAACTTAACCTCGCCTGCAGGAATTTTTATTTGAATATAACCACCAGCTTTATAATCCATATCTTCCGGGATTTCAACTACAAATTCTTTAATAAAAGAAGCAACATTATAATTAGACACAACTGTAGCTTCCCACTCTTTGATTCCCAAAACTTCCTCAGGAACCTGAATCTCCATATCTTCCTTAATCTTAACTTGACAACCCAATCTCCAGTTATCAGCAATTTCTTTCCTCGTAAAATGAGGCTTTTCAGTCGGTAAAATATCACCACCACCACTAATAACTTGACAACGACACTGAACGCAAGTACCACCACCACCACAAGCAGAAGGCAAAAAGATACCTTGACTTCCTAATGTAGATAAAATAGTTCCTCCGCCTTCAACTTCCATGGTTCTTTCACCATTATTGATGCTCAAATTGATCGCACCACTCGGTGACAACTTTGCTTTTGCAAATAAGATAATACTAACCAACAACAACGTAAAGAATAGGAAAGCTCCTACTGCCGCTAATACTGTTGGTCCCATTGCTAGATAAATCATAACCTCTTTCTTATCCTAATTCTATGCCCATGAAGCTCATGAACGCCATTCCCATTAGTCCAGTGATAATAAACGTAATTCCTAATCCTCTTAGCGGAGCAGGTACGTTTGAATATCTAATTTTTTCTCTAATTGCTGCAATAGCAACAATTGCCAATAACCAACCAACTCCAGAACCAAATCCAAACATAGTTGCCTCACCTATCGTAGAATATTCTCGATCTTGCATAAAAAGTGCACCACCTAATATTGAGCAGTTTACCGCAATTAATGGTAAGAAAATCCCAAGAGCACCATATAATGCCGGGGCAAATTTCTCAACTAACATTTCAACTAACTGTACAATAGAAGCAATGATCGCTATGAACATAATAAAACTTAAGAAACTTAAATCGACCTCTGGCATCCCAGCCCAAGCCAATGCACCTTCTGCCAAAACATAATTCTCTAATAGGTAATTTACAGGTATTGTAACACACAATACAAATATTACAGCAAAGCCCAATCCTACCGCTGTATTAACTGTTTTTGAAACAGCCAAATACGAACACATACCTAAAAAATAGGCAAAGATCATATTCTCAATGAATACGCCTTTTATAAATATGTTTACTAAATCTTGCATAGTTTACTTATTAATGCGTTTCAATCAATTTGGTATTCCTAGAACGTTGAGCCCAGATAATCAATCCTACCACGATCAAAGCCATTGGAGGTAAAATCATTAATCCATTTGGCTCGTAACCAAATCTTAACAACACGTCTACTCCGAATAGTTTTCCTGAACCAAATAGCTCTCTAAAGAAAGCAACCAATACTAATATTGCACCATACGCAGCACCATTTCCGATACCATCTAAAAATGCTGGCCATGGCTTATTCGCAAGAGCAAATGCCTCCAATCTCCCCATAATTATACAGTTCGTAATAATTAAGCCTACAAATACACTTAATTGCTTACTCACATCGTATACAAATGCCTTTAAAACTTGGTCTACCAAGATTACCAAAAATGCGACAACAACTAATTGAACGATAATTCGAATTCTATCTGGAACAATATTTCTAATTAACGATATAAGCAAATTTGAAAATGCACAAACAAATACTACAGAAATACTCATTACCACGGATGGTTCCAGTTTAACTGTAATAGCTAAAGCTGAACAAATCCCTAGTACCTGAACAGTAACTGGATTATTATCATCCATTGGATCAGATAATAATCTTTTATTCTTTTTAGAAAATAAAGGTTCTGACTTTTCTTTAACTGCCGGTGCCTTTACTTCTTCTGCTGCTACTTCGCTCATTGTACTTCTTTTACAATTTTTTGAAATATGGAAGGTAGTTTTTAAATGCCGTCCCAATCATGTTAGATACTCCAACACTCGTAATCGTTGCTCCTGAAAGTGCATCAACTTGATGAGCGCCAGTAGCATTACCTTTTACAACTTTAATTGGAGTATACTCCCCTCCTTCTGTTATCGTTTTGCCTATAAAGCTATCTTGAAAAGCATCAGTTGTGATTTCTGCTCCTAGCCCTGGTGTTTCAGTCTTGTGATCGAATGTTGCTCCATATACAGTATTAAGATCATCTTCTAAAGCCAAATAACCCCAAACCGGACCCCATAGCCCTTTACCCCTTACCTCTACGATATAAAAAGTCTTGCCATCAAGTTTACATATATATAATGGAAATTGCTGATCTGCTTCGTCCTTCTTAAGCTCTGCCTTTAATTTTACATTAAATGCATCCTTTCCTATCTCCTCACCTTTGTTGTTTACAACAATCTCAGTAATGTATTCCTCATACAATCCTTGCGCATCATCTCTCGAGGTTTCAACTTTAACCGCTTTAAGAATATTTTGCATTTTTTCTTTACGTACATTCTCTTTCTGAAAAGGCTTCAACCCTTCTGCAGTGATCGCAAGTACTGTCCCCACAATAACAACCATTACTGTAGCAAAAATGAAAGTGGATTTGTTACTATTCTTGTCCATACTTTTTAAGCGTTAGCTCTTTTCAATCTTTTCTGAATATTTGCATTCAATACATAATGGTCAATTACTGGAGCCATTACATTCATAAATAGAATTGCTAGCATCATACCTTCTGGATATGCAGGGTTAAACACTCTAAACATGATTGCAAAAAACCCGATAAAAAATCCATAAATATACTTTCCTGTATTGGTTTGAGTAGCCGTTACAGGATCTGTTGCCATAAATACAGCACCAAAAGCAAAACCTCCAATCATTAACTGTGTCAATGGTGCTACCTCCATAAATGGAGTTGCTCCCCACATGTTAAATATTAATGCCATAATATAACCACCAATACCCACAGATAGCATTGTTCTCCAACTTGCTATTCCGGTTATTAGAAGTATAGCAGCTCCTATTAAACATGCTAATGTTGATGTCTCCCCAATTGATCCCGGTAAATAACCATAAAATAAATCCATCGTCGATAGTTCTCCACCACTTGCTCCAATGAAATTTTCACCTTTTGTAATCGCCTGAGATAAAACTGTTTCACCAGTATAACCATCAACTAATCTTTGCCCTTGATCTAAAGTTGTGTCAACCCAAACCTTATCTCCAGACATATCTGAAGGATAAGCAAAGAATAGAAACGCTCTCGCAGTAATTGCTGGATTTACGATATTCATTCCTGTACCGCCAAAAACTTCTTTTCCGATAATCACGGCAAACGCAGTTGCCACACCAACCATCCAAAGAGGAATACCTACTGGTAAGATTAATGGGATTAACATACCTGAAACTAAAAACCCTTCATTTAATGCATGACCTCTAATAATCGCCGCAGCAAATTCAATTCCAAGTCCTACACCATAAGAAACACCGACAATTGGCAAAACAAGTATAGCTCCGTACAACATTTTCTCTTGCATGCCATCGCCTAAAGCAATAAACTCACCAAGAGCAATGTAGTGCTGATGTCCGGCATTCCAAATCCCAAAAAGCAAACAAGGGATCATCGCCAAAACCACAGTAATCATAGTTCTTTTCAAATCAATACCATCTCTAATATGAGATCCATACTTAGTTGTGTGCCCTGGCACAAACATGAATGTTTCAAGCGCATCGTAAGCAGGAAAAAACTTTTCCAACTTCCCACCTTTCTCAAAGTTGGGCTTTACTTTAGCTAATATGTCCAATAATGCTTTCATTATCCTTCTCTAACCATTTCAATTCCTTCCCTTACAATTTTCTGAACATCAATCTTAGATGTACAAACAAACTCGCAAAGTGCAAAGTCCTCTGGAGACACTTCATATATACCAAGGTTTTCCATCAATTCAATATCTCCAACCATTATAGCCTTAACTAGTTGATTCGGATATATATCCATAGGGAAAACTTTTTCATACTGACCAGTCATAACATATGCCCGTTCTTCTCCTCTTAAGTTCGTAGTTAGTTTATACTTTTTAGATGGCATTAACCATGACAAGAAAGTTCTAGAAACACTCATTTTATCCAAGCCAAGAGACATCCATCCCATGAATTCAGGTTCATTCCCTTCTGGGATAACAGAAATTTGAGTATCATAAAACCCTAAGTAACCTTCATTCGTGATTTTAGATCCAGATAATACGTTTCCACTAATATATCGCTGATCGCCTTCCTCTATGTTGTTTTGAACTAACTTTTTAATATTAGCACCCACATAAGACCTCATATACTTTGCACTTTTTACTGAAGATCCAGTAATTGCAACAATTCTTGACGAATCAAATTTCCCTTCACCAAACAGTCTGCCTATTGTCAAGACATCTTGAGGAGCAACATACCAAACAATATCTCCCTTATTAATTGGATCTATGTGATGAATCTGAACACCTACATTACCTGCTGGATGCGGTCCTGTTACATTATTTACTTGCACCAATTTAGACTCAGAGAAAACCTTTGACACTTTAACATCTGGGTTAATATTCAAATTCACCTTACCCTCTGTTAACTTAGCAAGGGCATCAAGTCCTTTTTGAAATAATACACCTTCCCCATGTAAAACAAAATCATTATCTGGCGCTAATGGGTTTGTATCAAAACAGGAGATAAAAATCGATTTTGGTTTATCTGCCGGATTAGCCACAGTACTAAATGGCCTTTGCCTAATAAAAGGCCAAACTCCAGACTTAAGTAAATTAGAAATTATATCCTCTCTACTCATCGAAGTAGGATCCCCTTTTACAAACTCCTCGAATTGAATCTCCCTATCCGCGATAATGCGAATTTCCTCTATTCTTCTTTTAGAGCCTCTTACAATTTCTGCAATCTCGCCACTAACTGGAGCCGTAAACGAGATTTGATCATTATTTTTATCGTAAAACAATTGGCTTCCTGCTTTCACTTTACCACCAACTTTCACAGCTAACTTAGGTGTTAACCCTTCGAAATCCAGCGGATTAATAGCTACTGAATCAGGCATCTCGACAGAGACAAGGACCTTTTCAGCCTCGCCTTCTAACTTAATATCTACCCCTTTTAAAATCTTTATATTTACCATCGATAGTTTTTACCCTATTCTTAAATACTAACCCAAATGTATAAATTTGTTTAATTTTAGAATGAGAAAACGTTGATTTTTTAATGTCGTTACATCAAATTTATTGTTAACGATACTTCAATCATCTCTTTTTTAACTTGACACAATGGTCTTTACAGCTATTTAACTCCAAATTCCGAAGAAAAAAAATTGAATAATAATTCACTAAATAAAACAGTAGCGGCTGTTTTCTCCTTAATATTCCTAATAAGTGCTTGCGATAGCACTAAAAAAGCAACGTCAATTGCCAATAATTCATTGAGCAACTCCGATTCTTCTGAATTTGTAGTAACAGAAGATGATTACTATAGCGAAGACGTAATTTATTTTGAAAACAAAAAATATCGCGACAGTATTCATTCTATTCAACTTTCTCCTTCACAAAACCATTTAGGATTCCCTATAATTGAGTTAAACTCAAATAACACGTTAAAACTTTCATTTGATTTTCTGTCGAATGAGCCCAAAACATACAATTACAGCTTAGTTCATTGTGATTCCAAATGGAACCCTTCTCCTATTAGTCCTTTAGAATATATTGATGGATTTGAAAATGGAGACATTACAGAGTATGAATTTTCGTTTAACACAATCCAACAATATTTACATTATTCTCTCTCTTTCCCTACTAAAGAGATGAAAATAACACGATCTGGAAACTACATCATTAAAATTTTCGAAGATTATGATCCTTCTAAAATTATGTTTACACAACGTTTTCTTGTCCTTGAAGACAAATTAAATATCACCCCCAGACTTAAACGGCCAGCACAAATTTCACAACGAGAGTATAAACAAGAGATAGATTTTAAAATAAATCGAGGTGGGTATCAAATAGACGACCCATTCGAAGACTTGAAAATTGTAATTCTTCAAAACGAACGTTGGGATAATCGAAAAGAAGGGATTAACCCAACTTTCGTAAACGACAATGAGCTTATTTACGATTATGATGATGAAAATGTCTTTAAAGGAGGCAATGAATTCCGCTTTTTTGATATCAAAAGTTTCCGTTATAAAACCCAGTATGTTGCAGAAAATTACTTCGACACTATTAATCATGTAATTCTTAAAACTGATTCTAAAAAAACCTTTAGTATGTATTCAAATTTTCCGGATATAAATGGGAAATATGTAATTCGCGTTCAAGAAGGAACCGATAATGACATTCACCCAGACTATGCCTGGGTCAACTTTAATTTAGAATTTGAAGAACCGGCTAATGACGGAAACCTATACATATTTGGACAATTATCGAATTGGGGGTTCCCTGAAACACATCGTCTAGAATATAATATGTCCACTAAGTCTTATCAAAAATCAATTTTCCTTAAACAAGGCTATTACAATTACTGTTATATGTTTGTTAAAGACGATGAACAATCTGGTGACATGAGTTTTATAGAAGGTACTCACTTTGTTACCAACAACGAGTATATAATCCTGGTATACCACAAAGGAATCAGTAATGATTACGAGAAGCTTATTGGGTTTTCAAAATTCAAATCCTCCTCCTTTTAATTCCCATCCCTGCCTGTATTACCCATTTCCATAACATAAGTAAAAACACTGAAAAAGCATAGTTGATGTTTGAAACTATTTTCAACAAACTATGTTGAACTACAATAAAACACTACTATTGCTATACAACAACATGAAATGACAGCATTACTAACGGAAGGTGTTAAGGTAAGCGTTCAAACAAAGTTTGACGATAGAAATTCTTATCCGGATAAGGCATATTTCATATTCCACTACGAAATTACAATTGAGAACAAAAATGACTTCCCCGTTCAACTACTTAGAAGACACTGGTTTATCCAAGACTCAAGCAGAGAACATCGCGAAGTAGAGGGAAAAGGAGTTGTTGGTCAACAACCGATTCTAAAACCTGGCGAGGCATACGTTTACCAGTCATCTTGCAACCTAATAACAGATATTGGCAATATGGAAGGTAAATACATAATGCAACGTATTGATAACAAATCAAACTTTGAAGTTAGTATTCCAAAATTCGAACTTATCGTTCCTCAAAAATTGAATTAATACCATATGAGAAAAGGATTTTTTAAAACAAAACCCGCCTTTAATGAACCAATATATCAATATTCCATAAACTCCGAAGAACGTAAAGATCTGAAGGACAAAATAGCAGAGTTAAGAGAGCAGATTATAGATGCTCCAATGCTAATAAATGGCGATAATGTATTTACCGAAGACAAAATAGCCATGGTAGCCCCACATGACCACAAGCATATTCTCGGCTATTACAACAAGGGTTCTAACAAGCATGTGCAAGAGGCTATTGAATCTGCTCTCAATTCAAAAACAAAATGGTCTAACTATACTTGGGAAAAAAGAGCCTCCATCTTTTTAAAGGCAGCGGATCTTGTATCAGGTAAGTATCGAATGGAAATCAACGCTGCAACGATGCTAGGTCAATCTAAAAATGCATACCAAGCAGAAATAGATGCAGCCTGTGAATTTGCCGATTTCCTGCGTTACAACGTGCAATTCATGCAAGACATATACACTATTCAACCTGAGTCGCCGAAAGGCACTTGGAACCAATTAGAATATCGCCCATTAGAAGGATTTGTTTTTGCTCTTACCCCTTTCAACTTTACTGCAATAGCAGGAAACTTACCATCCAGTGCCGCCTTAATGGGTAATACAGTTGTTTGGAAACCTTCGCATCATCAAATTTATTCTTGCCAGGTAATTATTAAAATATTTAAAGAAGCTGGTTTGCCCGATGGGGTCATTAATCTTATATACGTTGATGGAGAGATTGCCGGGAAGGAAATTCTTAGCCACAAAGATTTTGCAGGAATCCACTTCACAGGCTCTACAGCAGTTTTTAAGGAAATCTGGAAAACAATTGGCAAAAATATTTCCACTTACAAATCATACCCTCGTATCGTTGGAGAAACAGGTGGTAAAGATTTTATATTGGTTCATAATTCGGCAGAAGTAGATATAATCGTTACAGCACTGGTAAGAGGTGCATTCGAATATCAAGGACAAAAATGTTCTGCGGCATCGAGAGCATATATTCCCCAAAGCATTTGGCCTCAGGTTAAAGGAAAACTAATTACTACTGTTGAATCCCTTAAAATTGGACCCACTGAAGATTTTTCAAACTTTATTAATGCCGTAATAAGCGAGAAATCTTTTGATAATCTAGTTGAGTTTATCGAAGCAGCAAAGGCAGATTCGAATGCAGAAATTATCGTAGGTGGAAGCTATAATAAATCGCATGGCTATTTCATACACCCCACGGTAATCAAAGCATATGACCCTTATTATATTACAATGACGAAAGAGTTATTTGGACCTATTCTTACGCTTTATGTTTATCAGGATGATGAGTTTGATGCAACCCTAACCCTGATCAATTCATCTAGTGAATATGCACTTACAGGGTCCATTATATCTCAAGACAGAGATATTATCAATCAAGCATCTAGTGCTCTTTCAAATGCGGCTGGAAACTTCTACATCAACGATAAACCAACTGGAGCTGTTGTCGGACAACAACCGTTTGGTGGAGCAAGAGCCTCCGGAACCAACGACAAAGCAGGATCCATGTTCAACTTACTACGATGGGTTTCTCCGAGAACAATTAAAGAAACTCTCGTTCCTTCAACAAATTACCGATACCCCTTCCATGAGGCAGAATAGGCTTATCCATGCCGAACTGTTCATAACTTGAAACGTTATACTATTAAATCCTATTAATTGAACCTAATTTTGAACAAACGGATAAGCGCAATGAAATATTTAAGATACATAAGTAACAGATACGCGCTTACAACTATTATTTTCTTAGTCTGGATGGCATTTTTAGATGCCAATAATCTTTTTTCTCAACGGAAATTAAGAGTTAATCTTTACGAAAAAGCCGATCAAAAAGAACGTCTTAAAATACAGATTGAAAAAATCAACATTGACATGCATGATTTAACAACTAATCCAAAATCTTTGGAAAAATTTGCCCGAGAAAAGTATCTAATGAAGAAAGAAAATGAAATTATCTTTGTGATAATGGAAAAAGAAAAGGAAGAAATCCTATCCCTTACAAGGGCATCCTTATCCCCTCTTTAGAATCACTGAAAGTGAAACGATATTATCGTCATTTGCGAATTTAATCGTTCTATTGGTGTTGAATAAAGCGTATTATCTTGAACCAACACATTTCTTAATCCATAAGACTTTTTAAGTTCCACACTTAATTTAAAATACTGTAAGTAAAAATCGATCCCTACCCCTATTTCCCAATAAATATCGTCCTGCTTCAGTTTCACAATCTTTTCCGAATCAGAAAAATTTTCATTGTCTATTTTAATTTGAGAAGCTAAGTCCAAAGTATATTTACCCCCTCCAATCATATACATTCTCATGTTATTTAATCGGTTCGACTTATACTTCAACAAAACAGGGAATTCTAAAAATGTCGATTCAATCCTTCTGTCTACTTGTTCTATAGAACTTCCCGTGACCCCACTTCTAACCTTATACTCTAATACCCGCTCAGAAAATGAGATGGCAGGCATAAAACGAAGATCATACCAATCATTTATCCTCATATTAGATAATATCCCTAATAAAAAACCTGCCTGCTTTAAAACTTCAACTGAAGCAATATCTGGATACAAATTGATATCCGAATTTTTCTTCACACGAAAACTTGTAGTATTAGCAGCTAAAGTGAATCCAAACTTAAAGACCCTATCTACATCATGCTTAGGAAGGTTCTCAACTTTCTGCTTCTGGGCGTAGCTAGACAACGAATAGCTAGTTATCAGTATAAGAATCCAAATTCGCTTCATCTTTCAGCTCTTAGTTTCATCCTAAACTCTTTAATCGAAGTATTATTTTTTTCCGGTATAAATTGAGGCAATACCAAATAACAATGGCCTACACGTTGTCTCAACAAATCCTTGCTCCATCATTAATTCTAGGAAATCGTCCCCATCAGGAAATGCTTCTACAGATTCAGGTAGATACGTGTATGCGGAATTGTCATCAGAAAAAACCTTTCCAAT from Flavobacteriales bacterium includes the following:
- a CDS encoding Na(+)-translocating NADH-quinone reductase subunit A, translating into MVNIKILKGVDIKLEGEAEKVLVSVEMPDSVAINPLDFEGLTPKLAVKVGGKVKAGSQLFYDKNNDQISFTAPVSGEIAEIVRGSKRRIEEIRIIADREIQFEEFVKGDPTSMSREDIISNLLKSGVWPFIRQRPFSTVANPADKPKSIFISCFDTNPLAPDNDFVLHGEGVLFQKGLDALAKLTEGKVNLNINPDVKVSKVFSESKLVQVNNVTGPHPAGNVGVQIHHIDPINKGDIVWYVAPQDVLTIGRLFGEGKFDSSRIVAITGSSVKSAKYMRSYVGANIKKLVQNNIEEGDQRYISGNVLSGSKITNEGYLGFYDTQISVIPEGNEPEFMGWMSLGLDKMSVSRTFLSWLMPSKKYKLTTNLRGEERAYVMTGQYEKVFPMDIYPNQLVKAIMVGDIELMENLGIYEVSPEDFALCEFVCTSKIDVQKIVREGIEMVREG
- a CDS encoding DUF5103 domain-containing protein, encoding MNNNSLNKTVAAVFSLIFLISACDSTKKATSIANNSLSNSDSSEFVVTEDDYYSEDVIYFENKKYRDSIHSIQLSPSQNHLGFPIIELNSNNTLKLSFDFLSNEPKTYNYSLVHCDSKWNPSPISPLEYIDGFENGDITEYEFSFNTIQQYLHYSLSFPTKEMKITRSGNYIIKIFEDYDPSKIMFTQRFLVLEDKLNITPRLKRPAQISQREYKQEIDFKINRGGYQIDDPFEDLKIVILQNERWDNRKEGINPTFVNDNELIYDYDDENVFKGGNEFRFFDIKSFRYKTQYVAENYFDTINHVILKTDSKKTFSMYSNFPDINGKYVIRVQEGTDNDIHPDYAWVNFNLEFEEPANDGNLYIFGQLSNWGFPETHRLEYNMSTKSYQKSIFLKQGYYNYCYMFVKDDEQSGDMSFIEGTHFVTNNEYIILVYHKGISNDYEKLIGFSKFKSSSF
- the apaG gene encoding Co2+/Mg2+ efflux protein ApaG gives rise to the protein MTALLTEGVKVSVQTKFDDRNSYPDKAYFIFHYEITIENKNDFPVQLLRRHWFIQDSSREHREVEGKGVVGQQPILKPGEAYVYQSSCNLITDIGNMEGKYIMQRIDNKSNFEVSIPKFELIVPQKLN
- the pruA gene encoding L-glutamate gamma-semialdehyde dehydrogenase, producing MRKGFFKTKPAFNEPIYQYSINSEERKDLKDKIAELREQIIDAPMLINGDNVFTEDKIAMVAPHDHKHILGYYNKGSNKHVQEAIESALNSKTKWSNYTWEKRASIFLKAADLVSGKYRMEINAATMLGQSKNAYQAEIDAACEFADFLRYNVQFMQDIYTIQPESPKGTWNQLEYRPLEGFVFALTPFNFTAIAGNLPSSAALMGNTVVWKPSHHQIYSCQVIIKIFKEAGLPDGVINLIYVDGEIAGKEILSHKDFAGIHFTGSTAVFKEIWKTIGKNISTYKSYPRIVGETGGKDFILVHNSAEVDIIVTALVRGAFEYQGQKCSAASRAYIPQSIWPQVKGKLITTVESLKIGPTEDFSNFINAVISEKSFDNLVEFIEAAKADSNAEIIVGGSYNKSHGYFIHPTVIKAYDPYYITMTKELFGPILTLYVYQDDEFDATLTLINSSSEYALTGSIISQDRDIINQASSALSNAAGNFYINDKPTGAVVGQQPFGGARASGTNDKAGSMFNLLRWVSPRTIKETLVPSTNYRYPFHEAE
- a CDS encoding septum formation initiator family protein; protein product: MKYLRYISNRYALTTIIFLVWMAFLDANNLFSQRKLRVNLYEKADQKERLKIQIEKINIDMHDLTTNPKSLEKFAREKYLMKKENEIIFVIMEKEKEEILSLTRASLSPL
- a CDS encoding PorT family protein, which gives rise to MKRIWILILITSYSLSSYAQKQKVENLPKHDVDRVFKFGFTLAANTTSFRVKKNSDINLYPDIASVEVLKQAGFLLGILSNMRINDWYDLRFMPAISFSERVLEYKVRSGVTGSSIEQVDRRIESTFLEFPVLLKYKSNRLNNMRMYMIGGGKYTLDLASQIKIDNENFSDSEKIVKLKQDDIYWEIGVGIDFYLQYFKLSVELKKSYGLRNVLVQDNTLYSTPIERLNSQMTIISFHFQ